In the Ensifer adhaerens genome, one interval contains:
- a CDS encoding NAD(P)/FAD-dependent oxidoreductase: MTTSIVLGAGMVGVSTALALQESGHQVVLLDRKAPGRETSYGNAGIIQTEAVEPYAFPRSVSEIARVALKRGNDVDWRLRDIPRLAGPLWRYFAQSAPAPYARTIAAYSRLALRASDDHAHFIGPAAADDLIVRTGWRAVYRSPASFQAAAIEAERLKRVYDVPSDVLSPDDLAASEPALQRRLAGAVHWTSPWTCRDPGELVARYAALFVARGGKLARGDALTLQQNGAGWRVLSEDGTVSAENAVVALGPWSPMLAKTFGYRIPMVFKRGYHRHFTGPSGPRISMLDVDSATLVAPMNAGWRVLTGAHMAPPGTAPTSRQILNASKAAHELFALHEPIEATPWLGTRPCMPDMLPVVGPTRHKGLWFHFGHGHQGFTLGPTTAFLLAEQIAGRRDNPLARPLMPSARGLV; encoded by the coding sequence ATGACTACCTCCATCGTCCTTGGCGCCGGCATGGTCGGCGTCTCAACCGCGCTCGCATTGCAAGAGAGCGGGCACCAAGTGGTGCTGCTGGACCGCAAGGCGCCGGGCCGCGAAACCAGCTACGGCAACGCCGGTATCATTCAGACCGAGGCCGTCGAGCCCTATGCCTTCCCCCGCTCGGTGAGCGAGATCGCCAGGGTCGCACTAAAGCGCGGCAACGATGTCGACTGGAGGCTGCGCGACATACCACGTTTGGCGGGGCCTCTTTGGCGGTACTTCGCCCAATCTGCACCGGCGCCTTATGCTAGGACCATCGCGGCTTATTCGCGGCTGGCGCTGCGTGCGAGCGATGATCATGCGCACTTCATCGGGCCGGCCGCGGCCGACGACTTGATCGTGCGAACGGGGTGGCGCGCTGTCTATCGCTCGCCCGCCAGTTTCCAGGCGGCTGCCATCGAGGCGGAACGGCTGAAGCGCGTCTACGACGTGCCGTCGGATGTGCTCAGTCCAGACGATCTTGCTGCGAGCGAACCCGCGTTGCAGCGCCGGCTTGCCGGTGCCGTCCATTGGACATCGCCCTGGACCTGTCGTGACCCCGGCGAATTGGTCGCCCGCTATGCCGCTCTCTTCGTGGCGCGCGGCGGTAAACTGGCTCGCGGCGATGCATTGACCTTGCAGCAGAATGGCGCCGGGTGGCGGGTTTTGTCCGAGGACGGCACTGTCAGCGCCGAAAATGCGGTTGTCGCCTTGGGGCCATGGTCGCCAATGCTCGCCAAGACATTCGGCTATCGCATACCCATGGTGTTCAAGCGCGGTTATCACCGGCACTTTACGGGCCCGAGCGGGCCGCGCATCTCGATGCTGGATGTCGATAGTGCCACGCTGGTTGCACCGATGAATGCGGGGTGGCGGGTTTTGACCGGTGCACACATGGCGCCGCCGGGAACAGCGCCGACATCGCGACAGATATTGAATGCTTCCAAAGCTGCCCACGAGCTTTTTGCCCTGCATGAACCCATCGAGGCAACACCGTGGTTGGGTACCCGCCCCTGCATGCCCGATATGCTGCCTGTCGTCGGCCCGACCCGCCACAAAGGCCTATGGTTTCATTTTGGCCACGGCCATCAGGGCTTCACATTGGGCCCAACCACCGCCTTCCTGCTGGCGGAGCAGATAGCTGGAAGGCGCGACAATCCGCTTGCCCGCCCCCTGATGCCGTCCGCGCGCGGCTTGGTGTAG
- a CDS encoding amino acid ABC transporter permease has product MPLADLPGPDVAIRRLRHPGRWVSGGLVILLLAVIGRAFAVGQIQWTVVGQFLTAGVIVTGFGWTLLISACALVLGVFLGFAFGIMRLSENPILRFAAWLYVWVFRGTPVLLQLLIWFNIALVFPRLYIPGLIDARMVDVVTPFVAAVLGLGVNEGSYLTEVVRGGIGSVDKGQKEAAHTLGMTPGQTMRRIILPQTLRLILPVLGNSAIGMLKFSSLAATIAMGEMLNAAQRIYFINGAVIELLFVCAVWYLAGTTVLSIGQYYLERHFGRDAAPAAGQRRWFKGWARRPVAPREA; this is encoded by the coding sequence TTGCCACTCGCAGACCTGCCCGGTCCAGACGTCGCTATCCGTCGCCTGCGTCACCCGGGCCGGTGGGTCAGCGGCGGCCTCGTCATCCTGCTGCTTGCCGTGATCGGCCGCGCCTTTGCCGTCGGGCAAATCCAGTGGACGGTGGTCGGTCAGTTTCTGACGGCGGGCGTCATCGTCACCGGCTTCGGCTGGACGCTGCTGATTTCGGCCTGTGCGCTGGTACTTGGCGTCTTCCTTGGCTTCGCTTTCGGCATCATGCGTCTGTCGGAAAACCCGATCCTGCGCTTTGCCGCATGGCTCTATGTCTGGGTGTTCCGCGGCACACCGGTGCTCTTGCAGCTGCTGATCTGGTTCAACATCGCGCTGGTCTTCCCGCGCCTGTACATCCCCGGGCTCATCGATGCCCGTATGGTCGATGTGGTGACGCCCTTTGTCGCGGCAGTGCTCGGATTAGGAGTCAATGAAGGGTCCTATCTGACGGAGGTGGTGCGCGGTGGTATCGGCTCGGTCGACAAGGGCCAGAAGGAAGCGGCTCACACGCTTGGCATGACGCCAGGACAGACGATGCGCCGCATCATCTTGCCGCAGACTTTGCGGCTGATCCTGCCCGTGCTCGGCAACAGCGCGATCGGCATGCTGAAATTCTCGTCGCTCGCCGCCACCATCGCCATGGGCGAGATGCTGAACGCGGCGCAACGCATCTACTTCATCAACGGTGCCGTCATCGAACTCCTGTTCGTCTGCGCCGTCTGGTACCTGGCGGGAACCACGGTTCTTTCCATCGGTCAGTACTATCTCGAACGCCATTTCGGGCGCGATGCAGCGCCCGCAGCCGGACAACGCCGCTGGTTCAAAGGATGGGCCCGTCGTCCTGTCGCCCCGAGGGAAGCATGA